A part of Gramella sp. MAR_2010_147 genomic DNA contains:
- the rpsO gene encoding 30S ribosomal protein S15, producing the protein MYLAKEKKEEIFAKHGKGKNDTGSAEGQIALFTHRIAHLSEHLKTNRKDYNTERSLVRLVGKRRSLLDYLMKKDIMRYRAIVKELGLRK; encoded by the coding sequence ATGTATTTAGCAAAAGAGAAAAAAGAAGAGATCTTCGCAAAGCACGGTAAAGGAAAGAACGATACCGGGTCTGCTGAAGGACAGATCGCATTGTTCACTCACAGAATTGCTCACCTATCAGAACACCTGAAAACAAATCGTAAAGATTATAACACAGAACGTTCTCTTGTAAGATTGGTTGGTAAAAGGAGAAGTCTGCTAGACTACTTGATGAAAAAAGATATCATGAGGTATCGTGCCATTGTGAAGGAACTAGGATTAAGAAAATAA
- a CDS encoding polyribonucleotide nucleotidyltransferase — protein MIPKTFKEVIDLGDGRTISLETGKLAKQAHGSVVVQMGNAMLLCTVVSSYKPTTMDFFPLTLDYREKFAAAGLFPGGYFKREARPSSEEILVMRLVDRVLRPLFPKDYKFETQVMIQLMSHDDDVMPDALAGLAASAAIQLSDIPFETPISEARVARINGEFVLNPSREKLAEADMDIMVGASADSVMMVEGQFDECSEEEMAEAIKFAHEAIKVQCEAQVKLAEAFGKKETREYEVAATDEAIEKKILDATYQKSYDIAKSGTSKKERSAAFSELKEEVKAMFSEEELEEKGKMISGYFNDAQKKAVRDLTLKEGIRLDGRKTDEIRPIWCEVDYLPSTHGSAIFTRGETQALATVTLGTSREANQVDLPTQQGEETFYLHYNFPPFSTGEAYPIRGTSRREIGHGNLAQRALKGMIPADCPYTVRVVSEVLESNGSSSMATVCAGTMSLMDAGVKLKKPVSGIAMGLISEGDDYAVLSDILGDEDHLGDMDFKVTGTEDGITACQMDIKVKGLSYEILVAALKQAREGRLHILEKLTETIPTSNENVKAHSPKIITRRIPNEFIGALIGPGGKVIQELQKETKTEIVINEDPVTEEGIVEILGTQQEGIDKVLAKIDSITFKPEKGSVYEVKVIKILDFGAVVEYLDAPGNEVLLHISELAWERTNDVNDVLNMGDKLDVKYFGLDPKTRKDKVSRKALMPKPEGYKERAPRNDNRDSRGSRDNRGGRDNRNRDNRRDDRKPREDKE, from the coding sequence ATGATTCCAAAAACATTTAAAGAGGTTATCGATTTAGGAGATGGTAGAACCATTTCTCTCGAAACCGGAAAACTGGCAAAACAGGCTCACGGGTCGGTTGTTGTTCAAATGGGTAACGCCATGTTACTTTGTACGGTAGTATCTTCATACAAGCCTACAACAATGGATTTCTTTCCATTAACATTAGATTACCGTGAAAAATTTGCTGCGGCAGGTCTTTTCCCTGGAGGTTACTTCAAAAGAGAAGCAAGACCAAGTAGCGAAGAAATTCTGGTAATGCGATTAGTAGACCGCGTATTGCGTCCACTATTCCCAAAAGATTATAAGTTCGAAACTCAGGTAATGATCCAGCTAATGTCGCATGATGACGATGTTATGCCAGATGCATTAGCAGGTTTAGCCGCATCAGCCGCTATTCAGTTATCTGATATTCCTTTTGAAACTCCTATTTCTGAAGCTAGAGTAGCCAGAATTAATGGAGAATTTGTACTAAACCCAAGCAGAGAGAAACTTGCTGAAGCAGACATGGATATCATGGTTGGAGCTTCTGCAGATTCTGTAATGATGGTTGAAGGACAATTTGACGAATGTTCTGAAGAAGAAATGGCTGAAGCAATTAAATTTGCTCATGAAGCTATTAAAGTTCAGTGTGAAGCTCAGGTAAAACTTGCTGAAGCTTTCGGAAAAAAAGAAACCCGCGAGTATGAAGTAGCAGCAACTGATGAGGCTATCGAGAAGAAAATTCTTGATGCCACTTACCAAAAATCATATGATATCGCAAAAAGCGGTACCAGCAAAAAAGAAAGAAGTGCAGCTTTTTCTGAATTAAAAGAGGAAGTAAAGGCTATGTTCTCGGAAGAGGAATTGGAAGAAAAAGGAAAGATGATTTCCGGATACTTCAACGATGCGCAGAAAAAGGCTGTTCGTGATCTAACACTTAAAGAAGGAATTAGACTTGATGGTAGAAAGACAGATGAAATCAGACCTATCTGGTGTGAGGTAGATTACCTTCCTTCAACTCATGGATCGGCCATCTTTACTCGTGGAGAAACTCAGGCATTAGCAACAGTGACTTTGGGTACTTCAAGAGAAGCGAACCAGGTAGATCTTCCAACGCAACAGGGTGAAGAAACTTTTTACTTACATTATAACTTCCCTCCTTTCTCAACCGGAGAAGCTTACCCAATTAGAGGTACTTCAAGAAGAGAGATCGGGCATGGTAACCTTGCTCAAAGAGCACTTAAGGGAATGATCCCTGCAGATTGTCCTTATACAGTACGTGTAGTATCTGAAGTTCTGGAATCTAACGGTTCTTCTTCTATGGCTACAGTTTGTGCAGGAACAATGTCCCTTATGGATGCAGGTGTTAAGCTTAAAAAGCCAGTTTCTGGTATTGCTATGGGATTAATTTCTGAAGGTGACGACTACGCAGTACTTTCTGATATTCTTGGAGACGAAGATCACCTAGGTGATATGGACTTTAAAGTAACAGGAACCGAAGATGGTATCACTGCCTGCCAGATGGACATCAAGGTTAAAGGACTTTCTTACGAGATCCTTGTGGCTGCATTAAAACAAGCACGTGAAGGCAGACTTCATATTCTTGAAAAACTTACTGAAACAATTCCTACCTCAAATGAGAATGTAAAAGCTCATTCTCCTAAGATCATCACCAGAAGAATTCCTAACGAATTTATTGGTGCCTTAATTGGACCTGGAGGAAAAGTTATTCAGGAACTTCAAAAAGAAACCAAAACTGAGATCGTGATCAATGAAGATCCTGTTACAGAAGAGGGTATTGTTGAAATTCTTGGAACTCAGCAGGAAGGAATTGATAAAGTTCTTGCGAAGATAGACTCGATTACATTTAAGCCTGAAAAAGGAAGCGTATACGAAGTGAAGGTGATCAAGATCCTTGATTTTGGTGCTGTAGTAGAATATCTGGATGCTCCAGGTAACGAAGTTTTACTTCACATTTCTGAACTTGCATGGGAACGTACCAACGATGTAAACGACGTTCTTAACATGGGAGATAAACTGGACGTAAAATACTTTGGTTTGGATCCTAAAACCAGAAAAGATAAGGTTTCTAGAAAAGCTTTAATGCCAAAACCTGAAGGTTATAAGGAGAGAGCTCCAAGAAACGATAATCGCGACAGTCGTGGTTCCCGTGATAATCGCGGTGGCAGAGATAATCGTAACCGTGATAATCGTCGTGACGATAGAAAACCAAGAGAAGATAAAGAGTAA
- a CDS encoding sigma-70 family RNA polymerase sigma factor: protein MRQLKITKQVTNRETASLDKYLQEIGKVDLITADEEVELAQRIKAGDNRALEKLTKANLRFVVSVAKQYQNQGLTLPDLINEGNLGLIKAAKRFDETRGFKFISYAVWWIRQSILQALAEQSRIVRLPLNKIGSINKINKTFAFLEQSHERPPSAEEIAKELDMTINDVKESMKNSGRHVSMDAPLVEGEDSNLYDVLRSGESPNPDKELLHESLRTEIERALETLTPREADVIRLYFGLGDQHPMTLEEIGETFDLTRERVRQIKEKAIRRLKHTSRSKILKTYLG, encoded by the coding sequence ATGAGACAACTGAAGATTACGAAGCAGGTTACCAATCGTGAAACCGCTTCGTTAGACAAGTATTTGCAAGAAATTGGAAAAGTAGACCTGATCACCGCTGATGAAGAGGTAGAATTGGCACAAAGAATTAAAGCGGGTGATAACCGTGCATTAGAGAAACTTACTAAAGCGAACCTTCGTTTTGTGGTTTCTGTAGCAAAACAGTATCAAAATCAGGGATTAACCCTTCCTGACCTTATTAATGAAGGAAATTTAGGGCTTATTAAAGCTGCGAAACGTTTCGACGAAACCCGTGGTTTTAAATTTATATCCTATGCTGTATGGTGGATTCGTCAAAGTATCCTACAGGCATTGGCAGAACAGTCAAGAATTGTTCGTTTACCATTGAACAAAATTGGTTCAATAAATAAGATTAATAAGACTTTTGCCTTTTTAGAGCAGTCACATGAGCGTCCGCCAAGTGCTGAAGAAATTGCGAAAGAACTTGACATGACTATTAATGACGTTAAGGAATCTATGAAGAATTCCGGGCGTCACGTATCTATGGATGCTCCATTGGTAGAAGGAGAAGATTCAAACCTTTACGATGTACTTCGTTCTGGTGAATCACCTAATCCAGATAAGGAGTTATTGCACGAATCTCTAAGAACTGAGATTGAGCGTGCATTAGAAACTCTTACTCCGCGTGAAGCTGATGTGATCAGACTTTACTTTGGACTGGGAGATCAACATCCAATGACATTGGAAGAAATTGGCGAGACTTTTGATCTTACAAGAGAAAGAGTACGCCAAATTAAAGAAAAAGCCATTAGAAGATTAAAGCATACGTCTAGAAGTAAAATTTTAAAAACGTATCTTGGCTAG
- a CDS encoding BLUF domain-containing protein: MRYAISYVSTAIRNLNDQEIKNILASSEKSNNENNITGLLLFSEGNFFQIIEGRKEDINELYKKNRERFQAPQYHQAFPEAHS; this comes from the coding sequence ATGAGATACGCGATCAGCTATGTGAGTACAGCAATAAGAAATCTGAATGACCAAGAAATAAAAAATATATTGGCCTCTTCTGAAAAGAGTAACAATGAAAATAATATTACCGGACTTTTATTATTTTCTGAAGGCAATTTTTTCCAGATTATTGAAGGTAGAAAAGAGGATATTAACGAGTTGTACAAAAAAAATCGAGAAAGATTCCAGGCACCACAATATCATCAAGCTTTTCCAGAAGCGCATTCATAA
- the rpe gene encoding ribulose-phosphate 3-epimerase — MSNKLIAPSVLASDFGNLQRDVEMINKSEADWFHIDIMDGVFVPNISFGMPVLKAISKHAKKTIDVHLMIVDPDRYIKEFAELGANILTVHYEACTHLHRTLQAIKAEGMKAGVAINPHTNVDLLKDVIKDIDLVCVMSVNPGFGGQSFIENTFNKVQRLKEIITMNNASTLIEIDGGVTDQNAAQLAKAGADVLVAGSFVFKAEDQPQTIKNLKEIANS, encoded by the coding sequence ATGAGCAACAAACTTATTGCGCCTTCTGTATTAGCATCAGACTTCGGAAATCTTCAACGTGATGTAGAAATGATCAATAAAAGTGAAGCCGACTGGTTTCACATAGATATCATGGATGGGGTATTTGTTCCAAATATATCTTTTGGAATGCCGGTTCTTAAAGCAATTTCTAAACATGCTAAAAAAACCATCGATGTTCACTTGATGATCGTTGATCCAGATAGATATATTAAAGAATTTGCTGAATTGGGAGCTAACATCCTTACTGTTCATTATGAAGCATGCACACATTTACATAGAACCCTGCAGGCTATAAAAGCTGAAGGTATGAAAGCCGGCGTCGCTATAAATCCGCATACAAATGTAGATTTACTGAAAGATGTAATCAAAGACATCGACTTAGTTTGTGTAATGAGTGTTAATCCTGGTTTTGGAGGTCAGAGTTTTATTGAAAATACCTTTAATAAAGTGCAACGCCTGAAAGAAATTATTACTATGAACAATGCCAGCACCCTTATTGAAATTGATGGTGGTGTAACCGATCAAAACGCAGCTCAACTTGCGAAAGCAGGTGCAGATGTACTGGTAGCCGGAAGCTTTGTTTTTAAAGCTGAAGACCAGCCTCAAACCATTAAAAACCTAAAAGAAATTGCAAATTCCTGA
- a CDS encoding YpdA family putative bacillithiol disulfide reductase, which yields MQIPENKYQVVIIGGGPIGIACALEAKKKGISYIILEKGCLVNSLYHYPTNMTFFSTSEKLELDNIPFISNNPKPTKREALEYYRRIATSNKINIHLFEKVTSVKTKADHTHIVQTTKGEYITENVVVATGFYDIPNNLGIPGEKLPKVSHYYNDPHYYSTQKTVVVGASNSAVDAALEIYRKGGDVTMIVRNPEIGERVKYWVRPDIINRIKEGSIKAYFNASLKEIRENEVVLQTAEDEEILENDFVLLMTGYRPNFGFLQDIGIKLSNDGRKIPEYNEDTMETNIAGIFLAGVICGGVETHKWFIENSRVHAKMIMQQLDKRQKTIVNN from the coding sequence TTGCAAATTCCTGAAAATAAGTATCAAGTTGTAATTATTGGTGGCGGCCCTATTGGTATTGCCTGTGCCCTGGAAGCTAAAAAGAAGGGAATATCCTATATTATCCTGGAGAAAGGATGCCTGGTAAATTCGCTTTACCACTACCCTACCAATATGACATTCTTTTCCACTTCTGAAAAGCTGGAACTCGACAACATACCTTTTATCAGCAATAATCCCAAACCTACTAAAAGAGAGGCACTGGAATACTACAGAAGAATTGCAACTTCTAATAAGATCAACATCCATTTATTTGAAAAAGTTACCTCGGTAAAAACTAAAGCTGATCATACACATATTGTCCAGACTACTAAGGGAGAATATATAACTGAGAATGTAGTAGTTGCTACCGGTTTTTACGATATTCCCAATAATCTAGGTATTCCAGGAGAAAAGCTTCCGAAGGTTTCTCATTATTATAATGATCCGCATTATTATTCCACCCAGAAGACTGTGGTGGTTGGCGCAAGTAATTCAGCTGTAGATGCTGCCTTAGAAATTTATAGAAAAGGTGGTGATGTAACTATGATAGTGAGAAATCCCGAAATTGGGGAACGAGTAAAATATTGGGTACGACCAGATATTATAAACCGAATTAAAGAGGGTAGCATAAAAGCCTATTTTAATGCCTCACTGAAGGAAATTAGAGAGAATGAGGTGGTATTACAAACTGCAGAAGATGAGGAAATACTTGAAAATGATTTTGTACTCTTAATGACAGGCTATCGTCCTAACTTTGGTTTTCTTCAGGATATTGGAATTAAGCTTTCTAACGATGGTAGAAAAATTCCAGAATATAATGAAGATACTATGGAGACCAATATTGCAGGTATTTTTCTGGCTGGTGTTATTTGTGGTGGAGTAGAAACCCATAAATGGTTTATAGAAAATTCAAGAGTACATGCCAAAATGATCATGCAGCAGCTCGATAAAAGGCAGAAAACAATAGTGAATAATTAG